A genome region from Kiloniellales bacterium includes the following:
- a CDS encoding TRAP transporter large permease has protein sequence MEWYAVLGLLFGAILVLMVVGFPVGVAFLAVNLVAAAVYFGGSGTALERIELGIATLADNGLGSMANFALAPIPMFLLMGELFFHCGLANRMFGAVERLLGRVPARLSYVTVAGGTAFATLSGSSMGSTALLGTLMVPEMTRRGYKKSLSIGPILGTGGLAMLIPPSALAVLLGTLAQLDIGALLIAGVLPGLTLAAMYAVLIYGMAKLDPAAAPAYEVETAPLAERAVLLLRDVLPMVSIVVGVILLIMIGWATPSESAAFGCLGVLVVAAAFRSLTPSALWKSLAGATRVTVVALLIIFGSATFSKILSFSGGSAGLIAWVTSFDIAPLTMLAVMFGVLLMLGMFMDQLSMMLLTVPIFYPLAQQFGFDLIWFSVIILLALEISFTTPPFGLLLFVMQSVAPPGTRFVEICVAALPFMACAMLLVLLLIAVPELATWLPSVSR, from the coding sequence ATGGAGTGGTACGCCGTCCTCGGCCTGCTGTTCGGTGCGATCCTGGTGCTTATGGTCGTGGGCTTTCCGGTCGGGGTCGCCTTCCTGGCGGTCAACCTGGTCGCCGCGGCGGTCTACTTCGGCGGCAGCGGCACGGCGCTTGAGCGGATCGAGCTGGGCATCGCGACCCTGGCCGACAACGGCCTGGGCTCCATGGCCAACTTCGCCCTGGCGCCGATCCCGATGTTCCTGCTGATGGGCGAGCTCTTCTTCCACTGCGGCCTGGCCAACCGCATGTTCGGCGCGGTCGAGCGCCTGCTCGGCCGGGTCCCGGCGCGGCTGTCCTACGTCACGGTCGCCGGCGGCACCGCCTTCGCGACGCTCTCCGGCTCCTCCATGGGCTCGACCGCGCTGCTCGGCACCCTGATGGTCCCGGAGATGACCCGGCGGGGCTACAAGAAGTCGCTCTCGATCGGGCCGATCCTGGGCACCGGCGGGCTGGCCATGCTGATCCCGCCCTCGGCGCTCGCGGTGCTGCTCGGCACCCTGGCGCAGCTCGACATCGGCGCGCTGCTGATCGCCGGGGTGCTGCCCGGGCTGACCCTGGCCGCGATGTACGCCGTCCTGATCTACGGCATGGCCAAGCTCGACCCCGCGGCGGCGCCGGCCTACGAGGTCGAGACCGCGCCCCTGGCCGAGCGGGCCGTCCTGCTGCTGCGCGACGTCCTGCCCATGGTCTCGATCGTGGTCGGGGTGATCCTGCTGATCATGATCGGCTGGGCGACGCCCTCGGAATCGGCGGCCTTCGGCTGCTTGGGCGTGCTGGTGGTGGCCGCCGCCTTCCGCTCGCTGACCCCCTCGGCGCTGTGGAAGTCGCTGGCCGGGGCGACCCGGGTCACGGTGGTCGCGCTGCTGATCATCTTCGGCTCGGCGACCTTCAGCAAGATCCTGTCCTTCTCCGGCGGCAGCGCCGGGCTGATCGCCTGGGTGACGAGTTTCGACATCGCGCCGCTCACAATGCTCGCGGTGATGTTCGGGGTCCTGCTGATGCTCGGCATGTTCATGGACCAGCTCTCGATGATGCTGCTGACGGTGCCGATCTTCTATCCCCTGGCCCAGCAGTTCGGCTTCGACCTGATCTGGTTCAGCGTCATCATCTTGCTGGCCCTGGAGATCAGCTTCACCACCCCGCCCTTCGGCCTGCTGCTCTTCGTCATGCAGAGCGTGGCGCCGCCCGGCACCCGCTTCGTAGAGATCTGCGTCGCCGCCCTGCCCTTCATGGCCTGCGCCATGCTGCTGGTGC
- a CDS encoding TRAP transporter small permease codes for MTVLLQGLRRVEIAYTWLIRGMSALACVYVGLMMVVIVYYTSARSLSIAYSPYSFTFIEYGFIYVLMLGAPWLVRQRAHVFIELVTASVGSRTRRVLSRAVAAVSALVCLALAYYCGLLAWEDYAWTRYDELRGQLDIPRWIVTVALPIGFGLMAVEFLRFVFAAEPMHGARRQLHD; via the coding sequence ATGACGGTGTTGCTGCAGGGGCTGCGGCGGGTCGAGATCGCCTATACTTGGCTGATCCGGGGGATGTCGGCGCTGGCCTGCGTCTACGTCGGGCTGATGATGGTGGTGATCGTCTACTACACCTCCGCGCGCAGCCTCTCGATCGCCTACAGCCCCTACTCCTTCACCTTCATCGAGTACGGCTTCATCTACGTGCTGATGCTGGGCGCGCCCTGGCTGGTGCGCCAGCGGGCGCACGTCTTCATCGAGCTGGTCACCGCCAGCGTCGGCTCGCGGACGCGGCGCGTGCTGTCGCGCGCGGTCGCCGCGGTCTCGGCCCTGGTCTGTCTGGCCTTGGCCTACTACTGCGGGCTCTTGGCCTGGGAGGACTATGCCTGGACCCGCTACGACGAACTGAGGGGCCAGCTCGACATCCCGCGCTGGATCGTCACCGTCGCCCTGCCGATCGGCTTCGGGCTGATGGCGGTCGAGTTCCTGCGCTTCGTCTTCGCGGCCGAGCCCATGCACGGCGCGCGGCGGCAGCTCCATGACTGA